From Acidobacteriota bacterium, one genomic window encodes:
- a CDS encoding DinB family protein — translation MELNPYAVYLGGQDPIPVITVTSELLHSLIDPLSAAHIDRAPAPGKWSIREIVAHLADCEQVFSFRLRQTLAEDHPVIQPFDQTKWGERYASYDIASGLALFTAARNWNLKLLTTVTEADRHRPTTHPERGTMTLWTIVETMAGHDINHLQQVERIAATV, via the coding sequence ATGGAACTGAACCCGTATGCCGTCTATCTCGGTGGGCAGGATCCGATACCTGTCATCACCGTGACCTCCGAGTTGCTACACTCGCTGATCGACCCGCTGTCAGCGGCTCACATAGACCGCGCTCCGGCGCCTGGCAAGTGGAGTATTCGCGAGATCGTTGCGCACCTGGCCGACTGCGAGCAGGTGTTCTCGTTTCGGCTTCGCCAGACGCTGGCTGAAGATCATCCTGTGATTCAGCCGTTCGACCAGACGAAGTGGGGAGAACGGTACGCCTCCTACGACATCGCTTCAGGGCTCGCCCTGTTTACCGCTGCAAGAAACTGGAACCTGAAGCTGCTGACGACCGTTACCGAGGCTGATCGGCATCGTCCGACGACGCACCCTGAGCGGGGAACCATGACGCTGTGGACGATCGTGGAAACCATGGCTGGGCATGACATCAACCATTTGCAGCAGGTGGAACGGATAGCCGCGACTGTTTGA
- a CDS encoding helix-turn-helix transcriptional regulator — protein MPTSDSFLKPREAAAELGLSYPTIKQWILTGKLESVRTPGGHHLIPRAALAPLLKTAPKQRESRERFRNVSGRNQLVGKIVEVKVNGLLAKVVLSIGDQRITSIITADAVREMQLRKGQTAAALMKATEVMICRV, from the coding sequence ATTCCTACATCCGATTCGTTCCTCAAGCCGCGCGAGGCCGCGGCGGAACTCGGGCTGAGTTATCCCACGATCAAGCAGTGGATATTGACGGGCAAGCTGGAGAGCGTTAGAACTCCCGGCGGTCACCACCTGATTCCACGCGCTGCGCTTGCGCCGCTGCTGAAGACGGCGCCGAAGCAGAGGGAGTCGCGCGAGCGCTTCAGGAACGTCAGCGGGCGCAACCAGCTTGTCGGCAAGATTGTTGAGGTGAAGGTCAACGGCCTGTTGGCAAAGGTCGTGCTGTCGATTGGCGACCAGCGTATTACATCCATCATCACTGCCGACGCCGTGCGCGAGATGCAGCTTCGCAAAGGTCAGACGGCTGCGGCCCTGATGAAGGCGACCGAGGTGATGATCTGCCGCGTGTAG
- a CDS encoding multidrug efflux SMR transporter, producing MNYLWLAAAICSEVFATSSLKASEGFTRLFPSIAVIAGYGAAFYCLSQTLRTIPIGVAYAIWSGLGTVLIALVGVVLYRQVLDRAALLGMTLIIAGVLVMNLFSKSTAH from the coding sequence ATGAACTATCTCTGGCTTGCTGCCGCCATCTGTAGCGAGGTCTTCGCCACCTCTTCCCTGAAGGCCTCCGAGGGATTCACGCGCCTGTTCCCCTCCATCGCTGTCATCGCTGGCTACGGAGCGGCCTTCTACTGCCTCTCGCAGACGCTCAGGACAATCCCGATCGGCGTCGCCTACGCCATCTGGTCCGGGCTCGGTACTGTGTTGATTGCGCTCGTGGGAGTCGTGCTTTATAGGCAGGTACTGGATCGTGCAGCGCTTCTGGGCATGACCCTCATCATCGCCGGAGTCCTGGTCATGAACCTGTTCTCCAAGTCGACGGCGCACTGA
- a CDS encoding aspartate carbamoyltransferase catalytic subunit, with translation MTQNARTQSARYAAGSLIGIRDLSVEDVSAVLGLTARLQTMSPAERSAILAGRRIALLFYESSTRTRTSFELAAKSLGATTTLVSDKSSSIEKGESLKDTGLTLRALGAECIILRHPASGAPSVLARETGIPVLNAGDGMHEHPSQALLDLRTILTRLHGESGATAASATSLQGVTVVITGDILHSRVARSNALLLPRLGARVILCGPEKLLPKEALGLGPGVEIERDFDRALKQSQVAMMLRIQKERLAGLELDLADYIERYQLNTERQAASASQALVMHPGPMIRGLEITGDVADGPKSAIEEQVAHGLAVRSALLVRALDKSVTV, from the coding sequence ATGACTCAAAACGCACGAACCCAGAGTGCACGATACGCCGCCGGCTCCCTGATTGGCATTCGCGATTTATCCGTCGAAGATGTCTCCGCTGTGCTGGGACTGACTGCCCGCCTGCAAACGATGTCCCCGGCAGAACGCTCAGCCATCCTTGCGGGCCGCCGCATTGCGCTGCTCTTCTACGAGTCGAGCACGCGAACACGCACCTCGTTCGAGTTGGCGGCAAAGTCTCTCGGAGCAACGACCACTCTGGTCAGCGACAAGTCGTCTTCCATCGAAAAGGGTGAGAGCCTGAAAGATACCGGCCTGACGCTGCGTGCGCTTGGCGCGGAGTGCATCATCCTGCGGCACCCTGCCTCCGGCGCGCCCTCTGTCCTGGCGCGAGAGACAGGCATTCCCGTGCTCAATGCGGGCGATGGCATGCACGAGCATCCCTCGCAGGCGCTGCTCGACCTGAGGACGATCCTCACCCGCCTGCACGGCGAGTCCGGTGCAACGGCAGCATCTGCAACGTCGCTTCAAGGTGTGACCGTCGTCATCACCGGCGACATCCTGCACAGCCGCGTTGCCCGCTCCAATGCCCTGCTGCTGCCGAGACTCGGGGCGCGCGTGATCCTCTGCGGCCCTGAAAAGCTCCTTCCCAAAGAAGCGCTGGGGCTCGGCCCTGGAGTTGAGATCGAGCGCGACTTCGACCGCGCACTGAAGCAGTCGCAGGTCGCCATGATGCTGCGCATCCAGAAGGAGCGGCTCGCCGGGCTGGAGCTAGACCTTGCCGACTACATTGAACGCTATCAACTGAATACCGAGCGGCAGGCTGCCTCGGCCTCTCAAGCCCTGGTGATGCACCCGGGGCCCATGATTCGCGGGCTTGAGATTACAGGCGACGTCGCTGACGGTCCAAAGTCGGCCATTGAAGAGCAGGTCGCGCACGGGCTGGCGGTGCGCTCCGCGCTGCTGGTGCGCGCGCTCGACAAGAGTGTAACCGTATGA
- a CDS encoding murein biosynthesis integral membrane protein MurJ encodes MLSTLFSGVLGLVRTKYINYIFGAGPETDAYNAAFQLPDMVAYFLVGGVASISLVTILNRYRAQGDEEGGDRALSIVLNAMIVVLSAGIVLAEIFAPLYTRVAFRGFAPREAALCTSLTRILLPAQLFFFIGGVIGSRLLVRKIFIYQAITPLIYNLGIILGAVFLHQRLGIYSLAIGVLAGVILGPALLTAFGAMRDGLRYYPILNIRHPAFLEWLRLTFPLMIGVSLVTADKWILSYFASNDAGGITRLMVAKTLFIAPMGILGQAAGAASLPFFSSLFSQNRHVEFADAVNRAVSRVIAASLLLGAWMIGLAAPIVDLFRGGSFTPQDAHDTAIYFTVFALSIAFWAAQGIYARGFYAAENTVTPATAGWIITLLSIPVYSILFRNSGLIGLTIASDIGIVIQTLTLATLLHRRKLVRLSGLEGGELSRALVAACIALAGAWGVTQAIHLSHSHSADLVQIAAGTLVWASLAALVLRLTGSHLLQQLRARL; translated from the coding sequence ATGCTTTCGACGTTGTTTTCCGGCGTTCTTGGCCTGGTGCGCACCAAGTACATCAACTACATCTTCGGAGCCGGCCCGGAGACGGACGCCTATAACGCCGCCTTTCAGCTCCCCGACATGGTGGCCTATTTTCTTGTAGGCGGCGTCGCTTCGATCTCGCTCGTCACCATCCTCAACCGCTATCGCGCGCAGGGCGATGAGGAGGGCGGCGACCGGGCGCTCTCCATTGTGCTGAACGCCATGATCGTTGTGCTGAGCGCGGGCATTGTTTTGGCCGAGATATTCGCGCCGCTTTATACGCGCGTAGCCTTTCGCGGTTTCGCTCCCCGCGAGGCTGCCCTTTGTACCTCGCTGACGCGCATCCTGCTGCCTGCACAGCTTTTCTTTTTTATCGGCGGAGTGATCGGTTCGCGTCTTCTTGTCAGAAAGATCTTCATCTACCAGGCCATCACGCCGCTCATCTATAACCTCGGCATCATCCTCGGAGCTGTTTTTTTGCACCAACGGCTCGGGATTTACTCGCTTGCCATCGGTGTTCTCGCGGGAGTGATTCTGGGCCCCGCGCTCCTGACTGCTTTTGGAGCAATGCGCGATGGTCTGCGCTATTACCCCATCCTCAACATCCGCCACCCGGCCTTTCTGGAGTGGCTGCGGCTTACGTTTCCCCTGATGATTGGTGTCTCGCTCGTGACGGCCGATAAATGGATACTCAGCTACTTTGCTTCCAACGATGCGGGTGGAATCACGCGCCTTATGGTGGCCAAGACACTTTTTATCGCGCCCATGGGAATCCTCGGCCAGGCGGCGGGCGCGGCATCGCTTCCGTTCTTCTCTTCGCTCTTTAGCCAGAACCGGCATGTGGAGTTTGCTGACGCGGTCAACCGGGCGGTCTCACGAGTGATTGCCGCTTCGCTCCTGCTGGGGGCGTGGATGATTGGCCTGGCCGCTCCGATCGTCGACCTCTTTCGCGGAGGCTCGTTTACGCCGCAGGACGCTCACGACACCGCGATCTACTTCACCGTCTTCGCGCTGTCGATCGCCTTCTGGGCCGCGCAGGGAATCTATGCGCGCGGGTTCTATGCCGCCGAAAATACGGTAACTCCCGCGACGGCAGGATGGATCATCACCCTTCTCTCAATCCCCGTTTACAGCATTCTGTTCCGCAACAGCGGTCTCATAGGACTAACCATCGCCTCCGATATCGGCATCGTCATCCAGACCCTGACCCTCGCCACACTATTGCATCGAAGAAAGCTCGTTCGACTCTCTGGCCTTGAGGGCGGAGAACTCAGCCGTGCACTTGTGGCGGCGTGTATTGCTTTAGCGGGAGCATGGGGCGTGACACAGGCCATCCACCTGTCTCATAGTCATTCTGCCGATCTTGTTCAGATTGCCGCAGGCACGCTGGTCTGGGCTTCGCTTGCCGCGCTGGTGCTGCGTCTTACCGGGTCTCATCTGCTGCAGCAACTTCGCGCGCGCCTTTAG
- a CDS encoding acyltransferase: MDGVRALAITAVFLHHAFKIRLLWMGVDLFFILSGFLITGILLQHKTQPIGQYFAEFYKRRVRRILPPYLLLLVVTTILLGTAWMKYAYLYVMLMNVIRALSLPRPQTLEVLWSLAVEEQFYLVWPFAVYLLSEAALARSAAALVVLVPIMRWVCTPLFTTHWPIYSLTPFRMDLLLVGALLALAWIHHRRTIERYGQYGLALVPVAVGVLLFLSSRYHVTTNDNTPLANTAIYEASLIGCTGIMLWALSGHWVGVLTLKPVTYLGRISYTVYLIHVTALYLAGKAFHNTWSIAGAAVVVTLAYAALSWRFIELPLLGWKPKESSALMTK, translated from the coding sequence TTGGACGGTGTGCGCGCGCTCGCCATCACAGCCGTCTTTCTTCATCATGCCTTTAAAATCAGGCTGCTTTGGATGGGGGTCGATCTCTTCTTCATCCTGTCGGGCTTCCTGATCACAGGAATTCTCCTGCAACATAAGACACAGCCCATCGGCCAGTACTTCGCCGAGTTCTACAAACGGCGTGTGCGCCGCATCCTGCCTCCCTATCTTCTACTTCTCGTGGTCACGACGATTCTTCTGGGCACTGCGTGGATGAAGTACGCCTATCTGTACGTGATGCTGATGAACGTCATCCGCGCGTTATCTCTGCCGCGTCCGCAGACGTTGGAGGTGCTCTGGTCGCTGGCGGTGGAAGAGCAGTTCTACCTGGTGTGGCCCTTTGCGGTGTACCTGTTGAGCGAAGCTGCCCTCGCCCGGTCCGCTGCCGCGCTTGTTGTGCTTGTCCCCATCATGCGCTGGGTATGCACGCCGCTATTCACGACACACTGGCCTATCTACAGCCTGACTCCGTTTCGCATGGACCTGCTGCTGGTTGGCGCGCTGCTGGCGCTGGCCTGGATCCATCATCGCCGGACGATCGAGCGATACGGCCAGTATGGTCTCGCGCTCGTGCCTGTTGCCGTGGGAGTCCTGTTGTTCCTGTCGAGTCGATACCACGTGACGACCAACGACAATACGCCCCTCGCCAACACAGCGATCTATGAAGCGAGCCTGATTGGGTGCACAGGAATCATGCTATGGGCACTGAGTGGGCACTGGGTTGGCGTGCTGACGTTGAAGCCGGTGACATATCTCGGTCGCATCAGCTACACGGTGTATCTGATCCACGTGACGGCGCTCTACCTGGCGGGGAAGGCGTTCCACAACACGTGGAGCATCGCAGGTGCGGCTGTCGTAGTGACTTTGGCCTATGCTGCTCTCTCATGGCGCTTCATCGAACTTCCGCTGCTGGGATGGAAACCGAAGGAGTCTTCGGCGCTGATGACGAAGTGA
- a CDS encoding 2Fe-2S iron-sulfur cluster binding domain-containing protein, with the protein MSEVNKNEVVDLSKPAGEDMVRVTFLPEGRTVEFKFDSLPYEGHGEPMSFLDVAENYEIFLDHACGGVCACTTCHLHIKEGASGISEPEDKELDRMETAADVQLNSRLGCQAIIEKPGTYVVEIPKWNRNYVQEGKPSHGPGA; encoded by the coding sequence ATGAGCGAAGTGAATAAGAACGAAGTTGTCGATCTGTCAAAGCCCGCGGGCGAGGACATGGTTCGCGTGACCTTTCTGCCGGAGGGGCGAACGGTGGAATTTAAATTCGATTCCCTGCCCTACGAGGGACATGGCGAGCCGATGTCGTTTCTCGACGTGGCGGAAAACTACGAGATCTTTCTCGACCATGCCTGCGGTGGCGTTTGCGCCTGCACAACGTGTCACCTGCACATCAAGGAAGGTGCCAGCGGCATCAGCGAGCCCGAAGACAAGGAGCTGGACCGCATGGAGACCGCCGCCGACGTGCAGCTGAACTCGCGGCTGGGATGCCAGGCCATCATCGAAAAGCCCGGAACGTATGTCGTCGAAATTCCGAAGTGGAACCGCAACTACGTGCAGGAAGGCAAGCCTTCCCATGGGCCGGGAGCCTGA
- the iscX gene encoding Fe-S cluster assembly protein IscX codes for MPREINWTDSEEIGIQLQEKFPEVDPYTVRFTDLHRYVTELPGFVGDPAKSNEGILEAIQTAWHEEYEDAK; via the coding sequence ATGCCACGCGAGATTAACTGGACGGACTCTGAAGAGATCGGCATTCAATTGCAGGAGAAGTTCCCTGAGGTCGACCCCTACACGGTGCGATTCACCGACCTGCATCGCTACGTGACGGAACTTCCCGGCTTTGTGGGCGATCCGGCAAAGTCGAACGAGGGGATTCTGGAGGCCATCCAGACGGCGTGGCACGAAGAGTACGAGGACGCAAAGTAA
- a CDS encoding dihydroorotase: MSDILILNGRLVDPANSIDAPRDLLLRDGRVAVVETPGTLRGVEAAETIDAAGMIVAPGLIDVHVHLREPGQTYKETIATGTAAAAAGGFTSVVAMPNTVPVNDSVAKLEWMLEAARNPAVKLFAMPAATIGSMGVELTDFDALRKAGAVGFTDDGKPVLEDHVMRAALVAAARAEVPVSQHAEDTRLTGGCSMNAGAVAFRLGLRGMTVEAESSIVERDIRLLRDIESNERLRPHLHVQHVSTARAMEAIRAAKHEGLHVTCEVAPHHFTLTDEAIDDYDTHAKMNPPLRVEADRAAMVAALVDGTADCIATDHAPHAAHEKEQEFERAPNGITGLETALGLALRVLHRGQGLSLSRIVSLMSASPARIVSLAGRGALTAGHIADIVIFDPGAAWTYDAKTTRSKSRNTPFDGAEMLGRVKTTICEGRIVYRG, encoded by the coding sequence ATGAGTGACATACTTATTTTGAATGGACGGCTGGTCGACCCGGCCAACAGCATCGACGCCCCACGCGATCTTCTCTTGCGCGATGGCCGCGTAGCCGTTGTTGAGACCCCTGGAACGCTTCGTGGCGTTGAAGCGGCCGAGACCATCGATGCCGCCGGCATGATCGTCGCTCCCGGACTGATCGATGTACACGTTCACCTCCGCGAGCCGGGACAGACCTACAAGGAAACAATCGCCACAGGCACGGCAGCGGCCGCGGCAGGCGGCTTTACGAGCGTCGTCGCCATGCCCAACACTGTTCCGGTCAACGACTCGGTCGCAAAGCTGGAGTGGATGCTTGAGGCCGCGCGCAATCCCGCGGTCAAGCTGTTCGCCATGCCCGCCGCAACGATCGGCAGCATGGGCGTCGAGCTGACCGACTTCGACGCCCTGCGCAAGGCCGGCGCTGTCGGCTTCACCGACGACGGCAAGCCCGTACTTGAAGACCACGTCATGCGAGCGGCGCTGGTCGCTGCCGCACGCGCTGAAGTGCCGGTCTCGCAACACGCCGAAGACACCCGCCTGACAGGTGGATGCAGCATGAACGCCGGCGCCGTCGCATTTCGCCTGGGACTCCGGGGAATGACCGTCGAGGCGGAGAGCAGCATCGTCGAGCGCGACATCAGGCTTCTTCGCGACATCGAGAGCAACGAAAGGCTGCGGCCGCACCTGCACGTCCAGCACGTCTCAACCGCACGCGCTATGGAGGCGATTCGCGCCGCGAAACATGAAGGCCTGCATGTAACCTGCGAAGTCGCCCCGCACCACTTCACCCTTACCGACGAGGCCATCGACGACTACGACACCCACGCCAAGATGAACCCGCCTCTGCGCGTGGAGGCCGACCGTGCTGCCATGGTCGCCGCGCTCGTTGACGGCACTGCGGATTGCATCGCGACCGACCATGCGCCGCACGCCGCGCACGAGAAAGAGCAGGAGTTCGAGCGCGCGCCGAACGGCATCACCGGGCTCGAGACTGCTCTCGGCCTTGCCTTGCGCGTGCTGCATCGCGGACAGGGACTCTCGCTCTCTCGCATCGTCTCGCTGATGAGCGCCAGCCCCGCGCGGATCGTCTCGCTCGCAGGCAGAGGCGCGCTCACAGCCGGGCACATCGCCGACATCGTCATCTTCGACCCCGGCGCCGCATGGACATACGATGCGAAGACGACGCGGTCAAAGTCGCGCAATACTCCCTTCGATGGCGCGGAGATGCTGGGCCGCGTGAAGACAACTATCTGCGAAGGCCGCATCGTCTATCGCGGCTGA
- the pyrR gene encoding bifunctional pyr operon transcriptional regulator/uracil phosphoribosyltransferase PyrR, translating to MSASEIERTLVRLAHEVVEKNNGGENLGLVGIKRRGVPLARRIGEMIANIEKHPVETGVLDISFYRDDLSTAGPRPTVTPGAIGFDVTGRDIILMDDVLYTGRTIRAALDALFDHGRPRSVQLLVLIDRGHRELPIEATFVGRAIPTSSREIIEVKLNEVDGQEQVLLVERVD from the coding sequence ATGTCGGCCTCGGAGATTGAGAGGACCCTGGTGCGCCTGGCGCACGAGGTCGTCGAAAAAAACAACGGTGGTGAAAACCTCGGCCTCGTTGGCATCAAGCGGCGCGGCGTCCCACTGGCCCGAAGAATCGGCGAGATGATCGCCAACATCGAAAAGCACCCGGTCGAGACTGGCGTGCTGGACATCAGCTTCTACCGCGACGATCTCTCCACCGCCGGTCCACGCCCCACAGTGACGCCCGGCGCTATCGGCTTCGACGTCACCGGACGCGACATCATCCTGATGGACGATGTGCTCTACACCGGCAGGACAATCCGTGCCGCGCTCGACGCCCTCTTCGATCATGGCCGCCCCAGGAGCGTGCAACTGCTTGTGCTGATCGACCGTGGCCATCGTGAGCTTCCCATTGAAGCGACCTTCGTCGGGCGCGCGATCCCGACCTCAAGCCGCGAGATCATCGAGGTCAAGCTGAACGAGGTGGACGGCCAGGAACAGGTGCTGCTGGTCGAGCGGGTGGACTGA
- the hscA gene encoding Fe-S protein assembly chaperone HscA, which translates to MAEERVVGIDLGTTNSLVAYMQGETPTVIPGEDGDRLVPSVVAWTDDGAAVGNAARATLLEDAASAVYSAKRLMGRDAEDVKDELKLFPFKLADDLKPGEVLRLSVGGLMLTPPEISAHVLMQLKKNAERFFGGPVTKAVITVPAYFNDAQRQATKDAGRIAGLEVLRLVNEPTAAALAYGLQKNKDGLIAVYDFGGGTFDISILKLHEGIFEVIATGGDTHLGGDDIDNLLIAIAIDDIAGDLGEDVSGNGEAVQAIRKAVIEAKIWLSANEDARLDVTLPSGKRYTREISREQFEGLIASVIARTAAPCKQALKDAGIETAAIDEVVLVGGSTRIPAVRKLVDDVFGLSARGKKPHTELNPDEVVALGAAVQAQILAGGSKVTEDLLLLDVTPLSLGIEALGGVVAKIIQRNSTIPASATEHFTTGVDGQTNVAIHVVQGERELAKDCRSLARFDLKGIPPMVAGLPRIEVKFLIDANGILHVSAREQRSGKEAEVEVKPTYGLTDEQVEEMILSSFDNAEEDIQARQVIEAKNEAETILAAVEKGRKHEAWQRLSSDEIAQIDEAEGGLKASVNGDDYKLIRAAIERLDRSTRRFAELMMDSAVTGALGGKTMQAAGESIGEGPSAPHPFAKADIDSSPAAKAAAEKIEESVKDEETPGESTED; encoded by the coding sequence ATGGCTGAAGAGCGTGTGGTTGGAATCGACCTGGGGACGACGAACTCCCTGGTGGCGTATATGCAGGGCGAGACGCCGACGGTGATTCCCGGTGAAGACGGAGACCGCCTCGTGCCCTCGGTGGTGGCATGGACCGATGACGGCGCGGCGGTGGGCAATGCCGCGCGCGCGACGCTGCTCGAGGACGCCGCCAGCGCGGTGTATTCGGCAAAGCGGCTGATGGGACGCGACGCCGAGGACGTGAAGGACGAGCTGAAGCTGTTTCCCTTCAAGCTGGCCGACGATCTGAAGCCGGGCGAGGTGCTGCGCCTAAGCGTGGGCGGGCTGATGCTGACGCCGCCGGAGATATCCGCGCATGTGCTGATGCAGTTGAAGAAGAACGCAGAGCGGTTCTTCGGCGGCCCCGTGACGAAGGCCGTGATTACCGTGCCGGCTTACTTCAACGATGCGCAGCGGCAGGCCACGAAGGACGCGGGAAGAATAGCCGGCCTCGAGGTGCTGCGTCTGGTGAACGAGCCCACGGCCGCGGCGCTCGCCTATGGGTTGCAGAAGAACAAAGACGGCCTGATCGCGGTCTACGACTTCGGCGGCGGCACCTTCGACATCTCGATCCTGAAGCTGCATGAGGGCATCTTCGAGGTCATCGCCACGGGCGGCGATACGCACCTGGGCGGCGACGACATCGACAACCTGCTGATTGCAATTGCTATCGACGACATCGCCGGAGACCTGGGAGAAGACGTCAGCGGCAACGGCGAGGCGGTGCAGGCGATCCGCAAGGCGGTGATCGAAGCGAAGATCTGGCTCTCGGCGAACGAAGATGCGCGGTTGGATGTGACGCTTCCTAGCGGCAAACGCTACACGCGCGAGATCTCGCGGGAGCAGTTCGAAGGGCTGATCGCGAGCGTAATCGCTCGTACGGCAGCGCCCTGCAAGCAGGCTTTGAAGGATGCGGGGATTGAAACTGCGGCGATCGATGAGGTGGTGCTGGTCGGCGGGTCGACTCGCATACCGGCGGTGCGGAAACTGGTGGACGACGTCTTCGGGCTGAGCGCGCGCGGGAAGAAGCCGCACACGGAGCTGAATCCGGATGAGGTCGTGGCATTGGGCGCGGCGGTGCAGGCGCAGATCCTCGCAGGCGGTTCAAAGGTAACGGAAGACCTGTTGCTGCTCGATGTCACCCCGCTGTCGCTGGGAATCGAGGCGCTGGGCGGCGTGGTGGCGAAGATCATTCAGCGCAACTCAACCATACCGGCGAGCGCGACGGAGCACTTCACCACGGGCGTGGACGGGCAGACGAATGTGGCGATCCACGTAGTGCAGGGCGAGCGCGAGCTGGCGAAGGACTGCCGGTCACTCGCGCGCTTCGACCTGAAGGGGATTCCGCCGATGGTGGCGGGGCTGCCGCGTATCGAGGTGAAGTTTCTGATCGACGCCAACGGCATCCTGCACGTCAGCGCGCGCGAACAGCGCAGCGGTAAGGAGGCCGAGGTAGAGGTGAAGCCCACCTACGGCCTTACCGACGAGCAGGTGGAGGAGATGATCCTGTCGTCGTTCGACAACGCCGAGGAAGACATCCAGGCGCGGCAGGTGATCGAAGCCAAGAATGAGGCGGAGACAATTCTCGCTGCAGTCGAAAAGGGCAGAAAGCACGAGGCATGGCAGCGGCTCTCGTCCGATGAGATTGCGCAGATCGACGAGGCGGAAGGCGGGCTGAAGGCCTCTGTCAACGGCGACGACTACAAACTCATCCGCGCAGCGATCGAGCGGCTCGACAGGTCCACCCGCCGGTTTGCCGAGCTCATGATGGACTCTGCAGTAACCGGAGCTCTGGGCGGGAAGACGATGCAGGCCGCAGGTGAGAGCATAGGAGAAGGGCCTTCAGCGCCGCACCCGTTTGCGAAGGCGGACATCGACAGCTCCCCCGCGGCAAAGGCTGCGGCTGAAAAGATCGAGGAGTCGGTGAAGGACGAAGAGACTCCCGGCGAATCAACTGAAGATTGA
- a CDS encoding MerR family transcriptional regulator, whose product MAQHQPIRKNTQPPGASEIPDKLYFRIGEVSRLCDVPAYVLRFWESEFPQLKPHKGGTGQRLYRRRDVEAVLHIKSLLYDEGYTIPGARQVIKIEHRSKAPSQLPLGMEAHSPSAHVPQLKRLQKDLRDLLAHLSNPPARTLQSIRSPRTTSARANAANRRPATDKLFDMPPGPAAPRG is encoded by the coding sequence ATGGCGCAGCACCAGCCAATTCGCAAAAACACCCAACCACCCGGCGCGTCGGAAATTCCGGACAAGCTCTACTTCCGCATCGGCGAAGTCTCACGCCTGTGCGATGTGCCGGCCTACGTCCTGCGCTTTTGGGAGAGTGAGTTTCCGCAATTGAAGCCGCACAAGGGTGGCACGGGCCAGCGGCTCTACCGGCGCCGCGATGTTGAGGCGGTGCTGCATATCAAATCGCTGCTCTACGACGAGGGATACACCATTCCTGGCGCGCGCCAGGTGATCAAGATTGAGCACCGCTCGAAGGCCCCCTCGCAGCTCCCGCTTGGCATGGAGGCCCACTCGCCTTCGGCGCATGTGCCTCAGCTCAAACGTCTGCAGAAAGATCTCCGCGACCTGCTTGCACATCTTTCCAATCCGCCCGCGCGCACGTTGCAGAGCATTCGCTCGCCGCGTACGACCTCTGCGCGCGCGAACGCTGCCAATCGCAGACCGGCGACGGACAAGCTCTTCGATATGCCGCCGGGACCTGCCGCGCCGCGCGGCTAA
- a CDS encoding VOC family protein yields the protein MDCMSTQTPSTLIPCLRYRNALAAIDWLVRAFGLEKHAVYMGEGNAVAHAQLTYGGGMIMLGSADNGGEYAKLMAMPDETGRRSTQSICLVVPDADAVYATAKAAGAEIVLDIQDMDYGGRGFTCRDPEGHVWSVGSYNPWQSVT from the coding sequence ATGGACTGTATGAGTACACAGACCCCCTCCACCCTGATTCCGTGTCTCCGTTACCGCAATGCACTTGCGGCTATCGACTGGCTCGTTCGCGCCTTTGGGCTGGAGAAACACGCCGTCTACATGGGTGAAGGCAACGCGGTGGCTCATGCGCAGCTTACCTATGGCGGTGGCATGATCATGCTGGGTTCCGCCGATAACGGCGGCGAGTATGCAAAGCTGATGGCTATGCCGGATGAGACCGGGCGGCGCAGCACGCAGAGCATCTGCCTTGTAGTTCCCGATGCGGACGCTGTCTATGCGACGGCGAAGGCCGCGGGGGCGGAGATAGTCCTCGATATCCAGGACATGGACTACGGTGGCCGCGGCTTTACCTGCCGCGATCCTGAGGGCCATGTGTGGAGCGTGGGGTCGTATAACCCCTGGCAGTCTGTCACATAG